A DNA window from Onychostoma macrolepis isolate SWU-2019 chromosome 13, ASM1243209v1, whole genome shotgun sequence contains the following coding sequences:
- the psme4a gene encoding proteasome activator complex subunit 4A isoform X2 → MTVSNIIEVEEPHLGDCNMKKEATEFLGFVPQKDIVYNELLPYKDKLDEESNEFLAQIKGNLGRAVQLREIWPGVLFWTRKLSTYMRLYGRKFSKEDHVHFIKLLYELVTIPKLEISMMQSFARLLITLLKKKELLSREDLELPWRPLYELQDRILYSKTEHLGLNWFPSSVEAVLKALIKNCRPYFPESATQEMLEEWRPLMCPFDVTMQKAMGYFELFLPTTLPPELHDKGFKLWFDELISLWVSVQNLPSWEVNLVSLFARLANDNIGYIDWDPYIPKIFTRILRSLNLPVGSSQMLVSRYLTNAYDISHVVIWISALLGGPSKQTQTQLSGLFNSIASFFHPSNHGRWLMKLMKLVQRLPASVVKRLHRERYRTPTWLTPVPESHLLSEQDITDFVESMKQPVLLAMFSKTGSLDAAQALQNLALLRPELVIPPVLEKTYPAMETLTEPHQLTATLSCMIGVARSLVAGGQRFPEGPTHMLPLLMRALPGVDPNDFSKCMITFQFLATFVTLVPLVDCSAAVQTRNDLTQVEKVLCSASAEFEDFVLQFIDRCFALIDTSTLEQTREEMETEKMTHLESLVELGLSSTFNTILTQCSVDIFQVALEKVFNFATTNIFETHVAGRMVANMCRAATKCHPAEALKLFLPHCCNAILQISAYEEILNEEELDKELMWNLQLLSEVTRVDGDQLLLYRSQLVQILQLTLHLKCKQGYNLSCKLLYHILRSMSLIYPREYCSMPGGVQQHTDTYLPIKDWGRPGNLLNLGIQWHVPSTEEKEFVFYLLDLLLKPELEHLQKHAQGEQDISRDDVLQSLSIVHNCLLGASSLLPPLNGEPVPVTINSMIQLCETNVYAGVDYDLSRENYREDICKVIRPLLHHTLEHSEDDIKSLFSIIKIINDLLHFKGSHKHEFDSRWKSFSLIKKSMENKLHGSKQHIRALLIDRVMLQHELRNLTTEGCRYRSVHQDMINDLLGLSTSRYSQVRSKAQNVLFTALGTYSLCCRDVIPAVLEYLDPDHTDITQQQIKGALYCLLGNHSGICLANLQYWDCIALTWPAIVRSGVSPSMSLEKSSVVRLFDDLADKIHRQYETIGIDFSIPESCVEVALKMMKSSNPEPIPCAASEQEELEGRNRLEQKNKESVQKYEKLVVDLLDSLYDRNLPWKFEQIAIGFLSLMLRDDHPLPSSAVLFFVENLNHDSLLVRNGAISAVSGILKQLKRPHKKVPVNPYDISELKTSLQSCGGKALSSLLVGDRPDNQWLQYDSSRLPRSQQDWNECCFIEKTHWGYSTWPRKLMLYAPPEEQPKQGKTREEMNESEQIIFDHFSDQQFIDQFIQYLSLEDRKGKDKFSPRRFCLFKGLFRNFDDSFLPLLKPHMERLVADSHESTQRCVAEIISGLIRGSKHWSYSKVEKLWALLCPLLRKALSNITIETYTDWGTCIATACESRDPRKLHWLFEMLMESLVTGEGGSFVDACRLYVLQGGLAQQEWRVPELLHRLLQYLEPKLTQVYKNVRERIGSVLTYIFMIDVDLPHIQPTTSPRIAEFTERVLARLKPLTEGEEEIQNHVVDENTEGDQDERTQAIKLLKTVLKWLMTSAGRSFSSVVPEQLRLLPLLFKIAPVENDDSYDEMKRDAKTCLSLMSQGLLYSEQIPQVLNALEEISRSSSWHARYTVLTYLQIMVFYNLFTFLSDAKAVGDVRALVLRLLEDEQLEVREMAATTLSGFLQCNFLSINEPMQAHFEALSKTHLPKRKRRELGLVVDTIPSADLVRRHAGVLGLSACILSSPYDVPTWMPQILMDLSAHLNDTQPIEMTVKKTLSDFRRTHHDNWQEHKQKFTDDQLLVLTDLLVSPCYYA, encoded by the exons ATGACTGTCTCTAATATAATCGAAGTGGAGGAGCCACATTTGGGGGACTGTAATATGAAAAAAGAAGCAACCGAATTTTTAGGGTTTGTTCCGCAAAAAGATATTGTTTACAACGAACTTTTGCCTTACAAGGACAAACTAGACGAAGAGTCCAATGAATTTTTGGCACAGATCAAAGGAAACCTCGGCAGAGCCGTTCAACTCAGAGAGATATGGCCAGGTGTCTTGTTTTGGACGAGGAAACTTTCCAC ATATATGCGACTGTATGGAAGGAAGTTCAGCAAAGAGGACCATGTGCACTTCATCAAGCTGCTGTACGAGCTGGTCACCATCCCCAAACTGGAGATCAGTATGATGCAGAGCTTCGCTCGTCTCCTCATCACCCTGCTGAA GAAGAAGGAGCTGCTTTCAAGAGAGGACTTAGAATTGCCATGGCGACCGCTTTATGAGTTGCAAGACAGGATCCTGTACTCAAAGACAGAGCACCTCGGTCTTAACTGGTTTCCCAG CTCAGTGGAAGCAGTTCTGAAGGCTTTAATCAAGAACTGCAGACC ATATTTCCCAGAATCAGCCACACAGGAGATGCTGGAAGAGTGGAGGCCTCTGATGTGCCCATTTGACGTGACCATGCAGAAGGCGATGGGATATTTTGAGCTCTTCCTGCCCACCACTCTCCCTCCAGAGCTGCATGATAAGGGCTTTAA ACTTTGGTTTGATGAGTTGATAAGCCTGTGGGTGTCGGTGCAGAACCTTCCAAGCTGGGAAGTG AATCTTGTCAGCCTTTTTGCACGACTGGCAAATGACAACATTGGTTACATAGATTGGGACCCTTATATACCGAAG ATCTTCACTAGGATCTTAAGGAGTCTTAATCTTCCTGTAGGATCCAGTCAGATGCTGGTTTCCAGATATCTGACAAATGCCTATGACATCAGTCATGTGGTCATCTGGATTTCTGCTTTGCTG gGAGGGCCCAGCAAGCAGACCCAGACCCAGCTCAGTGGCCTTTTCAACAGTATCGCCTCATTTTTCCACCCTTCTAACCACGGCCGCTGGCTG ATGAAACTCATGAAGCTCGTTCAGCGACTACCTGCCAGTGTTGTGAAACGTCTGCATCGAGAACGTTACCGGACGCCAACGTGGCTGACTCCTGTTCCCGAGAGCCACCTTCTCAGTGAGCAGGACATCACAGACTTTGTGGAAAGTATGAAGCAGCCCGTCCTGCTGGCGATGTTTAGCAAAACTGGCAGCCTGGATGCTGCCCAGGCCCTGCAAAACCTTGCCCTGCTCAGACCTGAGCTAGTCATTCCTCCAGTGCTGGagaa GACATATCCTGCCATGGAGACCCTCACTGAGCCTCACCAGCTGACCGCCACTCTAAGCTGTATGATTGGTGTGGCGCGGAGCCTGGTGGCCGGGGGCCAGAGGTTTCCAGAGGGCCCCACACACATGCTGCCTCTCCTCATGAGGGCTCTGCCTGGGGTTGACCCCAATGACTTCAGCAAGTGCATG ataacaTTCCAATTTTTAGCGACTTTTGTTACTCTTGTGCCATTGGTGGACTGTTCAGCTGCTGTTCAGACAAGAAATGACCTCACACAG gtggaAAAAGTGTTGTGTTCAGCCTCTGCAGAGTTTGAGGATTTTGTTCTTCAATTTATTGATAG ATGTTTTGCACTAATTGACACGAGTACACTGGAACAGACCCGGGAGGAGATGGAGACAGAGAAAATGACTCATCTGGAGAGTCTGGTGGAGCTGGGCCTGTCCTCCACATTCAACACTATCCTCACGCAATGCTCTGTGGACATATTCCAG gtggCTCTGGAAAAAGTCTTTAACTTTGCCACTACAAACATATTTGAGACTCACGTGGCTGGACGGATGGTGGCGAACATGTGCAGAGCTGCAACCAAG TGTCACCCGGCAGAGGCTCTGAAACTCTTTTTGCCCCACTGCTGTAATGCCATATTACAGATCTCAGCCT ATGAAGAGATATTAAATGAAGAGGAGCTGGATAAAGAGCTGATGTGGAACCTCCAGCTGTTGTCTGAG GTGACCCGTGTGGATGGTGATCAACTGTTACTCTACAGGTCTCAGCTGGTGCAGATTCTCCAGTTAACTCTGCACCTGAAATGTAAGCAGGGCTACAATCTGTCCTGTAAGCTGCTCTATCACATCCTGCGCTCCATGTCCCTCATCTATCCCAGAGAGTACTGCAGCATGCCCGGAGGCGTCCAGCAGCACACTGACACATACCTTCCAATTAAG GACTGGGGTCGACCTGGAAACCTGTTGAACCTGGGCATCCAGTGGCACGTACCCAGCACAGAAGAGAAAGAGTTTGTGTTTTACCTGCTGGATCTGCTGTTGAAACCTGAACTTGAGCATCTGCAGAAACACGCACAGGGAGAACAGGACATCAGCAG GGATGATGTTCTACAGAGTCTGTCCATTGTTCATAACTGCCTTCTGGGAGCAAGCAGCCTTCTGCCTCCACTGAATGGAGAACCTGTGCCAGTGAC GATAAACAGTATGATTCAGCTATGCGAGACAAATGTGTACGCTGGAGTAGACTATG ACCTGTCTAGAGAGAACTACAGAGAGGACATCTGTAAAGTGATTAGACCTCTGCTAC ACCACACTCTAGAGCACTCAGAGGATGACATCAAATCCCTCTTCTCAATTATAAAG aTCATCAACGACCTGCTCCACTTTAAAGGCTCACACAAACATGAGTTTGACTCGCGTTGGAAAAGTTTCAGTCTCATTAAGAAGTCCATGGAGAACAAG CTTCATGGCAGTAAACAGCACATTAGAGCTCTACTCATAGACAGAGTCATGTTGCAACATGAG TTAAGAAATCTGACCACGGAGGGATGTCGCTACAGGAGTGTTCATCAGGACATGATAAATGACCTGCTTGGACTGTCCACCAGCAGGTACAGTCAG GTGAGGAGTAAAGCTCAGAACGTGCTGTTCACAGCATTGGGAACCTACAGCTTATGCTGCAGAGACGTCATCCCTGCGGTGCTGGAGTATCTGGACCCAGACCACACTGACATCACCCAGCAGCAAATCAAA GGTGCCTTGTACTGTCTGTTAGGGAATCACTCTGGGATCTGTCTTGCTAACCTGCAGTACTGGGACTGCATTGCTCTCACATGGCCTGCCATTGTGCGTTCTGGTGTGAGCCCCTCAATGTCTCTAGAGAAGTCTTCAGTCGTCCGGCTCTTTGATGATCTGGCTGACAAAATCCACCGCCAGTACGAGACCATCGGAATTGACTTTTCT ATCCCGGAGAGCTGTGTTGAGGTTGCTCTAAAAATGATGAAATCTAGTAACCCAGAACCGATTCCATGTGCTGCCTCTGAACAGGAGGAACTGGAGGGAAGAAATAGACTggaacagaaaaacaaagagtCAGTGCA GAAGTATGAGAAGCTAGTGGTGGATCTTTTGGACAGCCTTTATGACCGAAACTT GCCCTGGAAGTTTGAGCAGATAGCTATCGGCTTCCTCTCTCTGATGCTGAGAGATGACCACCCTCTGCCTTCCTCTGCAGTCCTCTTTTTCGTTGAGAATCTGAACCACGACTCGCTCTTAGTTCGCAAT gGTGCGATTTCAGCAGTGAGTGGCATTCTAAAGCAGCTCAAGAGACCTCACAAGAAAGTGCCAGTGAATCCCTACGACATATCTGAGCTCAAAACCTCGCTGCAGTCAT GTGGTGGTAAAGCTCTAAGCTCTCTGTTGGTGGGAGACAGGCCTGATAACCAGTGGCTGCAGTATGACAGCAGCAGGTTGCCACGCTCCCAGCAGGACTGGAATGAATGCTGCTTCATTGAGAAAACCCACTGGGGCTATTCCACATGGCCACG gaAGCTGATGCTCTATGCCCCTCCTGAGGAACAGCCCAAACAGGGCAAAACAAGAGAAGAGATGAATGAG AGTGAACAGATCATATTCGATCATTTCTCAGACCAGCAGTTCATAGATCAGTTCATCCAGTATTTGTCTCTGGAGGACAGAAAGGGGAAAGATAAATTCAGCCCACGACGATTTTGCCTCTTTAAG GGTCTTTTTCGGAACTTTGATGATTCCTTCCTGCCGCTGCTGAAGCCTCATATGGAGCGTCTGGTTGCAGATTCTCATGAGAGCACCCAGCGCTGTGTGGCCGAGATCATCTCTGGACTCATCAGGGGCTCCAAACACTGGAGCTACAGCAAG GTGGAAAAACTGTGGGCTCTGCTGTGTCCACTCCTCCGTAAAGCTCTTTCCAATATAACCATTGAGACGTATACGGACTGGGGCACCTGTATCGCCACTGCCTGC GAGAGCCGAGACCCGCGAAAGCTGCACTGGCTGTTTGAGATGCTGATGGAATCTCTGGTCACAGGAGAAGGAGGCTCGTTTGTGGATGCCTG CCGTCTGTATGTGCTGCAGGGAGGTCTTGCTCAGCAGGAATGGAGAGTCCCAGAGTTGCTTCACAGGTTACTACAATACCTAGAACCCAAACTCACTCAGGTCTACAAGAATGTACGCGAACGCATCGGCAG TGTGCTCACCTACATCTTCATGATCGACGTGGACCTGCCACACATTCAGCCCACCACATCACCGCGCATCGCAGAGTTCACAGAGCGAGTGCTGGCCAGGCTCAAGCCTTTAACGGAGGGTGAGGAGGAGATCCAGAACCACGTGGTAGATGAGAACACCGAGGGAGATCAAGACGAGAGGACACAAGCCATCAAATTACTCAAAACTG TGTTGAAGTGGTTGATGACCAGTGCTGGACGCTCCTTCTCTTCTGTGGTCCCAGAACAGCTTCGTCTCCTCCCTCTACTCTTTAAA ATTGCTCCTGTGGAGAATGACGACAGCTATGATGAGATGAAGAGAGATGCTAAGACATGTCTGTCTCTCATGTCCCAGGGGCTGCTGTACTCAGAGCAGATCCCACAAGTCCTCAATGCACTTGAGGAG ATTTCGAGGAGCAGCTCATGGCACGCACGTTACACTGTTCTCACCTACCTGCAGATCATGGTTTTCTACAATCTTTTCACCTTCCTCAGCGATGCCAAGGCCGTCGGTGACGTGAGAGCGCTAGTACTGCGCCTGCTGGAGGATGAACAACTTGAG GTGAGGGAGATGGCCGCCACCACTTTAAGTGGATTCCTGCAGTGTAATTTTCTCAGCATTAACGAACCCATGCAGGCCCATTTTGAGGCCCTGAGCAAGACCCATCTGCCCAAGCGCAAGAGGAGAGAGCTGGGCTTAGTGGTGGACACTATCCCTTCTGCTG
- the psme4a gene encoding proteasome activator complex subunit 4A isoform X1: MTVSNIIEVEEPHLGDCNMKKEATEFLGFVPQKDIVYNELLPYKDKLDEESNEFLAQIKGNLGRAVQLREIWPGVLFWTRKLSTYMRLYGRKFSKEDHVHFIKLLYELVTIPKLEISMMQSFARLLITLLKKKELLSREDLELPWRPLYELQDRILYSKTEHLGLNWFPSSLRPRSSSKHIIVKLAQRCSVEAVLKALIKNCRPYFPESATQEMLEEWRPLMCPFDVTMQKAMGYFELFLPTTLPPELHDKGFKLWFDELISLWVSVQNLPSWEVNLVSLFARLANDNIGYIDWDPYIPKIFTRILRSLNLPVGSSQMLVSRYLTNAYDISHVVIWISALLGGPSKQTQTQLSGLFNSIASFFHPSNHGRWLMKLMKLVQRLPASVVKRLHRERYRTPTWLTPVPESHLLSEQDITDFVESMKQPVLLAMFSKTGSLDAAQALQNLALLRPELVIPPVLEKTYPAMETLTEPHQLTATLSCMIGVARSLVAGGQRFPEGPTHMLPLLMRALPGVDPNDFSKCMITFQFLATFVTLVPLVDCSAAVQTRNDLTQVEKVLCSASAEFEDFVLQFIDRCFALIDTSTLEQTREEMETEKMTHLESLVELGLSSTFNTILTQCSVDIFQVALEKVFNFATTNIFETHVAGRMVANMCRAATKCHPAEALKLFLPHCCNAILQISAYEEILNEEELDKELMWNLQLLSEVTRVDGDQLLLYRSQLVQILQLTLHLKCKQGYNLSCKLLYHILRSMSLIYPREYCSMPGGVQQHTDTYLPIKDWGRPGNLLNLGIQWHVPSTEEKEFVFYLLDLLLKPELEHLQKHAQGEQDISRDDVLQSLSIVHNCLLGASSLLPPLNGEPVPVTINSMIQLCETNVYAGVDYDLSRENYREDICKVIRPLLHHTLEHSEDDIKSLFSIIKIINDLLHFKGSHKHEFDSRWKSFSLIKKSMENKLHGSKQHIRALLIDRVMLQHELRNLTTEGCRYRSVHQDMINDLLGLSTSRYSQVRSKAQNVLFTALGTYSLCCRDVIPAVLEYLDPDHTDITQQQIKGALYCLLGNHSGICLANLQYWDCIALTWPAIVRSGVSPSMSLEKSSVVRLFDDLADKIHRQYETIGIDFSIPESCVEVALKMMKSSNPEPIPCAASEQEELEGRNRLEQKNKESVQKYEKLVVDLLDSLYDRNLPWKFEQIAIGFLSLMLRDDHPLPSSAVLFFVENLNHDSLLVRNGAISAVSGILKQLKRPHKKVPVNPYDISELKTSLQSCGGKALSSLLVGDRPDNQWLQYDSSRLPRSQQDWNECCFIEKTHWGYSTWPRKLMLYAPPEEQPKQGKTREEMNESEQIIFDHFSDQQFIDQFIQYLSLEDRKGKDKFSPRRFCLFKGLFRNFDDSFLPLLKPHMERLVADSHESTQRCVAEIISGLIRGSKHWSYSKVEKLWALLCPLLRKALSNITIETYTDWGTCIATACESRDPRKLHWLFEMLMESLVTGEGGSFVDACRLYVLQGGLAQQEWRVPELLHRLLQYLEPKLTQVYKNVRERIGSVLTYIFMIDVDLPHIQPTTSPRIAEFTERVLARLKPLTEGEEEIQNHVVDENTEGDQDERTQAIKLLKTVLKWLMTSAGRSFSSVVPEQLRLLPLLFKIAPVENDDSYDEMKRDAKTCLSLMSQGLLYSEQIPQVLNALEEISRSSSWHARYTVLTYLQIMVFYNLFTFLSDAKAVGDVRALVLRLLEDEQLEVREMAATTLSGFLQCNFLSINEPMQAHFEALSKTHLPKRKRRELGLVVDTIPSADLVRRHAGVLGLSACILSSPYDVPTWMPQILMDLSAHLNDTQPIEMTVKKTLSDFRRTHHDNWQEHKQKFTDDQLLVLTDLLVSPCYYA; the protein is encoded by the exons ATGACTGTCTCTAATATAATCGAAGTGGAGGAGCCACATTTGGGGGACTGTAATATGAAAAAAGAAGCAACCGAATTTTTAGGGTTTGTTCCGCAAAAAGATATTGTTTACAACGAACTTTTGCCTTACAAGGACAAACTAGACGAAGAGTCCAATGAATTTTTGGCACAGATCAAAGGAAACCTCGGCAGAGCCGTTCAACTCAGAGAGATATGGCCAGGTGTCTTGTTTTGGACGAGGAAACTTTCCAC ATATATGCGACTGTATGGAAGGAAGTTCAGCAAAGAGGACCATGTGCACTTCATCAAGCTGCTGTACGAGCTGGTCACCATCCCCAAACTGGAGATCAGTATGATGCAGAGCTTCGCTCGTCTCCTCATCACCCTGCTGAA GAAGAAGGAGCTGCTTTCAAGAGAGGACTTAGAATTGCCATGGCGACCGCTTTATGAGTTGCAAGACAGGATCCTGTACTCAAAGACAGAGCACCTCGGTCTTAACTGGTTTCCCAG TTCTCTGCGGCCACGTTCTTCCTCTAAACACATAATCGTTAAACTTGCTCAGAGGTG CTCAGTGGAAGCAGTTCTGAAGGCTTTAATCAAGAACTGCAGACC ATATTTCCCAGAATCAGCCACACAGGAGATGCTGGAAGAGTGGAGGCCTCTGATGTGCCCATTTGACGTGACCATGCAGAAGGCGATGGGATATTTTGAGCTCTTCCTGCCCACCACTCTCCCTCCAGAGCTGCATGATAAGGGCTTTAA ACTTTGGTTTGATGAGTTGATAAGCCTGTGGGTGTCGGTGCAGAACCTTCCAAGCTGGGAAGTG AATCTTGTCAGCCTTTTTGCACGACTGGCAAATGACAACATTGGTTACATAGATTGGGACCCTTATATACCGAAG ATCTTCACTAGGATCTTAAGGAGTCTTAATCTTCCTGTAGGATCCAGTCAGATGCTGGTTTCCAGATATCTGACAAATGCCTATGACATCAGTCATGTGGTCATCTGGATTTCTGCTTTGCTG gGAGGGCCCAGCAAGCAGACCCAGACCCAGCTCAGTGGCCTTTTCAACAGTATCGCCTCATTTTTCCACCCTTCTAACCACGGCCGCTGGCTG ATGAAACTCATGAAGCTCGTTCAGCGACTACCTGCCAGTGTTGTGAAACGTCTGCATCGAGAACGTTACCGGACGCCAACGTGGCTGACTCCTGTTCCCGAGAGCCACCTTCTCAGTGAGCAGGACATCACAGACTTTGTGGAAAGTATGAAGCAGCCCGTCCTGCTGGCGATGTTTAGCAAAACTGGCAGCCTGGATGCTGCCCAGGCCCTGCAAAACCTTGCCCTGCTCAGACCTGAGCTAGTCATTCCTCCAGTGCTGGagaa GACATATCCTGCCATGGAGACCCTCACTGAGCCTCACCAGCTGACCGCCACTCTAAGCTGTATGATTGGTGTGGCGCGGAGCCTGGTGGCCGGGGGCCAGAGGTTTCCAGAGGGCCCCACACACATGCTGCCTCTCCTCATGAGGGCTCTGCCTGGGGTTGACCCCAATGACTTCAGCAAGTGCATG ataacaTTCCAATTTTTAGCGACTTTTGTTACTCTTGTGCCATTGGTGGACTGTTCAGCTGCTGTTCAGACAAGAAATGACCTCACACAG gtggaAAAAGTGTTGTGTTCAGCCTCTGCAGAGTTTGAGGATTTTGTTCTTCAATTTATTGATAG ATGTTTTGCACTAATTGACACGAGTACACTGGAACAGACCCGGGAGGAGATGGAGACAGAGAAAATGACTCATCTGGAGAGTCTGGTGGAGCTGGGCCTGTCCTCCACATTCAACACTATCCTCACGCAATGCTCTGTGGACATATTCCAG gtggCTCTGGAAAAAGTCTTTAACTTTGCCACTACAAACATATTTGAGACTCACGTGGCTGGACGGATGGTGGCGAACATGTGCAGAGCTGCAACCAAG TGTCACCCGGCAGAGGCTCTGAAACTCTTTTTGCCCCACTGCTGTAATGCCATATTACAGATCTCAGCCT ATGAAGAGATATTAAATGAAGAGGAGCTGGATAAAGAGCTGATGTGGAACCTCCAGCTGTTGTCTGAG GTGACCCGTGTGGATGGTGATCAACTGTTACTCTACAGGTCTCAGCTGGTGCAGATTCTCCAGTTAACTCTGCACCTGAAATGTAAGCAGGGCTACAATCTGTCCTGTAAGCTGCTCTATCACATCCTGCGCTCCATGTCCCTCATCTATCCCAGAGAGTACTGCAGCATGCCCGGAGGCGTCCAGCAGCACACTGACACATACCTTCCAATTAAG GACTGGGGTCGACCTGGAAACCTGTTGAACCTGGGCATCCAGTGGCACGTACCCAGCACAGAAGAGAAAGAGTTTGTGTTTTACCTGCTGGATCTGCTGTTGAAACCTGAACTTGAGCATCTGCAGAAACACGCACAGGGAGAACAGGACATCAGCAG GGATGATGTTCTACAGAGTCTGTCCATTGTTCATAACTGCCTTCTGGGAGCAAGCAGCCTTCTGCCTCCACTGAATGGAGAACCTGTGCCAGTGAC GATAAACAGTATGATTCAGCTATGCGAGACAAATGTGTACGCTGGAGTAGACTATG ACCTGTCTAGAGAGAACTACAGAGAGGACATCTGTAAAGTGATTAGACCTCTGCTAC ACCACACTCTAGAGCACTCAGAGGATGACATCAAATCCCTCTTCTCAATTATAAAG aTCATCAACGACCTGCTCCACTTTAAAGGCTCACACAAACATGAGTTTGACTCGCGTTGGAAAAGTTTCAGTCTCATTAAGAAGTCCATGGAGAACAAG CTTCATGGCAGTAAACAGCACATTAGAGCTCTACTCATAGACAGAGTCATGTTGCAACATGAG TTAAGAAATCTGACCACGGAGGGATGTCGCTACAGGAGTGTTCATCAGGACATGATAAATGACCTGCTTGGACTGTCCACCAGCAGGTACAGTCAG GTGAGGAGTAAAGCTCAGAACGTGCTGTTCACAGCATTGGGAACCTACAGCTTATGCTGCAGAGACGTCATCCCTGCGGTGCTGGAGTATCTGGACCCAGACCACACTGACATCACCCAGCAGCAAATCAAA GGTGCCTTGTACTGTCTGTTAGGGAATCACTCTGGGATCTGTCTTGCTAACCTGCAGTACTGGGACTGCATTGCTCTCACATGGCCTGCCATTGTGCGTTCTGGTGTGAGCCCCTCAATGTCTCTAGAGAAGTCTTCAGTCGTCCGGCTCTTTGATGATCTGGCTGACAAAATCCACCGCCAGTACGAGACCATCGGAATTGACTTTTCT ATCCCGGAGAGCTGTGTTGAGGTTGCTCTAAAAATGATGAAATCTAGTAACCCAGAACCGATTCCATGTGCTGCCTCTGAACAGGAGGAACTGGAGGGAAGAAATAGACTggaacagaaaaacaaagagtCAGTGCA GAAGTATGAGAAGCTAGTGGTGGATCTTTTGGACAGCCTTTATGACCGAAACTT GCCCTGGAAGTTTGAGCAGATAGCTATCGGCTTCCTCTCTCTGATGCTGAGAGATGACCACCCTCTGCCTTCCTCTGCAGTCCTCTTTTTCGTTGAGAATCTGAACCACGACTCGCTCTTAGTTCGCAAT gGTGCGATTTCAGCAGTGAGTGGCATTCTAAAGCAGCTCAAGAGACCTCACAAGAAAGTGCCAGTGAATCCCTACGACATATCTGAGCTCAAAACCTCGCTGCAGTCAT GTGGTGGTAAAGCTCTAAGCTCTCTGTTGGTGGGAGACAGGCCTGATAACCAGTGGCTGCAGTATGACAGCAGCAGGTTGCCACGCTCCCAGCAGGACTGGAATGAATGCTGCTTCATTGAGAAAACCCACTGGGGCTATTCCACATGGCCACG gaAGCTGATGCTCTATGCCCCTCCTGAGGAACAGCCCAAACAGGGCAAAACAAGAGAAGAGATGAATGAG AGTGAACAGATCATATTCGATCATTTCTCAGACCAGCAGTTCATAGATCAGTTCATCCAGTATTTGTCTCTGGAGGACAGAAAGGGGAAAGATAAATTCAGCCCACGACGATTTTGCCTCTTTAAG GGTCTTTTTCGGAACTTTGATGATTCCTTCCTGCCGCTGCTGAAGCCTCATATGGAGCGTCTGGTTGCAGATTCTCATGAGAGCACCCAGCGCTGTGTGGCCGAGATCATCTCTGGACTCATCAGGGGCTCCAAACACTGGAGCTACAGCAAG GTGGAAAAACTGTGGGCTCTGCTGTGTCCACTCCTCCGTAAAGCTCTTTCCAATATAACCATTGAGACGTATACGGACTGGGGCACCTGTATCGCCACTGCCTGC GAGAGCCGAGACCCGCGAAAGCTGCACTGGCTGTTTGAGATGCTGATGGAATCTCTGGTCACAGGAGAAGGAGGCTCGTTTGTGGATGCCTG CCGTCTGTATGTGCTGCAGGGAGGTCTTGCTCAGCAGGAATGGAGAGTCCCAGAGTTGCTTCACAGGTTACTACAATACCTAGAACCCAAACTCACTCAGGTCTACAAGAATGTACGCGAACGCATCGGCAG TGTGCTCACCTACATCTTCATGATCGACGTGGACCTGCCACACATTCAGCCCACCACATCACCGCGCATCGCAGAGTTCACAGAGCGAGTGCTGGCCAGGCTCAAGCCTTTAACGGAGGGTGAGGAGGAGATCCAGAACCACGTGGTAGATGAGAACACCGAGGGAGATCAAGACGAGAGGACACAAGCCATCAAATTACTCAAAACTG TGTTGAAGTGGTTGATGACCAGTGCTGGACGCTCCTTCTCTTCTGTGGTCCCAGAACAGCTTCGTCTCCTCCCTCTACTCTTTAAA ATTGCTCCTGTGGAGAATGACGACAGCTATGATGAGATGAAGAGAGATGCTAAGACATGTCTGTCTCTCATGTCCCAGGGGCTGCTGTACTCAGAGCAGATCCCACAAGTCCTCAATGCACTTGAGGAG ATTTCGAGGAGCAGCTCATGGCACGCACGTTACACTGTTCTCACCTACCTGCAGATCATGGTTTTCTACAATCTTTTCACCTTCCTCAGCGATGCCAAGGCCGTCGGTGACGTGAGAGCGCTAGTACTGCGCCTGCTGGAGGATGAACAACTTGAG GTGAGGGAGATGGCCGCCACCACTTTAAGTGGATTCCTGCAGTGTAATTTTCTCAGCATTAACGAACCCATGCAGGCCCATTTTGAGGCCCTGAGCAAGACCCATCTGCCCAAGCGCAAGAGGAGAGAGCTGGGCTTAGTGGTGGACACTATCCCTTCTGCTG